GGTGGGAGAGGGCGTAGGGGCTCTCGCCGGCCTGCACCGTGTCGAGGGGCGGTGTCATAACAGTCCCCTTTCGGTGAGCAGGGCGTGCACCGCGGCGGCGGACTCCTTGACGCTCTGGTGCTGGGCGGGCAGGCGCAGGTCCGGTGCGGCGGGCTCCTCGTAGGGGTCGTCCACGCCGGTCAGGCCCCGGAGCTGGCCGGCGGCCTGCTTGGCGTACAGGCCCTTGACATCGCGTGCGCTGCACACCTCCAGGGGGGTGGCGACGTGCACTTCGAGGTAGGGGGTGCGGTTGCTGTCGTGGCGTTTGCGGACCGCCTCGCGGCTGTCGGTGTACGGGGCGATCACCGGGGCCAGTGCCAGGATGCCGTTGCGGGCCAGGAGTTCGGCGACGTAGCCGATGCGCTGCACGTTGGTGTCGCGGTCGGCGCGGGAGAAGCCGAGGCCGGCCGAGAGGGCCTCGCGGATCTCGTCGCCGTCCAGGACCTCCACGCGGTGCCCGTCCGCGCGGAGCCGGGCGGCCAGCTCGTAGGCGATGGTGGTCTTGCCGGCGCTGGGCAGGCCGGTGAGCCACACGGTGACTCCGGTCGTCACGGGCATCTCCTGGGGGGGTCGGGGGGTGTTGCCGGTGCGGCGTGCGGGTCTCAGAGCGTCCGGGCGGGCGGGTGCGGGGCGCC
The window above is part of the Streptomyces venezuelae genome. Proteins encoded here:
- the cysC gene encoding adenylyl-sulfate kinase, whose amino-acid sequence is MTTGVTVWLTGLPSAGKTTIAYELAARLRADGHRVEVLDGDEIREALSAGLGFSRADRDTNVQRIGYVAELLARNGILALAPVIAPYTDSREAVRKRHDSNRTPYLEVHVATPLEVCSARDVKGLYAKQAAGQLRGLTGVDDPYEEPAAPDLRLPAQHQSVKESAAAVHALLTERGLL